The Flavobacterium piscisymbiosum genome includes a region encoding these proteins:
- a CDS encoding DUF2238 domain-containing protein, translating into MKYIYFLVSVFFISLLASVINPKEGFTCFLEVIPAIIGFLILAFTFKKFRFTNFTYTLILIHCIILFIGGHYTYAEVPFFDYIKEVFHQSRNNYDKVGHFAQGLVPAMIIRELFIRKKVIANQSFFNFIIVSICLAISAAYEFIEWFVSIATGDGGDAFLGTQGYVWDTQSDMLFATIGAIVGLILFSKIQDNQIQKTDF; encoded by the coding sequence ATGAAGTATATTTATTTTTTAGTGAGCGTTTTCTTCATTTCGCTACTTGCCTCGGTCATCAACCCAAAAGAAGGTTTTACTTGCTTTCTCGAAGTAATTCCTGCCATTATCGGATTTTTGATTTTAGCATTCACTTTCAAAAAATTTAGGTTTACCAATTTTACCTATACTTTAATTTTAATTCATTGCATCATTCTGTTCATTGGCGGACATTATACGTACGCCGAAGTTCCGTTTTTTGACTACATCAAAGAAGTTTTTCATCAAAGCAGAAACAATTATGATAAAGTAGGTCATTTTGCGCAAGGTTTGGTTCCGGCAATGATCATAAGAGAACTATTTATTCGCAAAAAAGTAATTGCCAATCAAAGTTTCTTCAATTTTATTATAGTTTCCATTTGTCTGGCTATTAGCGCAGCATATGAATTTATCGAATGGTTTGTTTCGATAGCAACCGGAGATGGCGGCGATGCATTTTTAGGAACACAAGGATATGTTTGGGATACACAATCGGATATGCTATTTGCTACGATTGGTGCAATTGTGGGATTGATTCTATTTTCGAAAA